In Oncorhynchus masou masou isolate Uvic2021 unplaced genomic scaffold, UVic_Omas_1.1 unplaced_scaffold_1208, whole genome shotgun sequence, the following are encoded in one genomic region:
- the LOC135529908 gene encoding beta-1,3-galactosyltransferase 1-like: protein MISHWGTCTKILLVLVSLRVIYYTVLEYTNNPNHPYQRPHSRRTPDPSRGEDLSSESISSTTNDESTYYVEVETPDNKDTPTMYVDVEPQAESEVYLDTISIQDWPSITPTTGLATPPPYVSPGPYHVEYPSEYSFILDEPEKCREQNPFLVLMVPVAPYNREAREAVRRTWGSERQVLGREVCLFFLLGLPSGEETEQLQEKVLQESKEHQDLLQSNFIDSYKNLTIKTMVMMEWLSSRCPNASYAMKIDSDMFLNVNTLVNMLLHAPTQNYMTGLVAQLAAVLRDRNSKWYLPKEVFPEPVYPPYALGLGYVFTLDLPRKLVEASRHVKAVYIEDVYLGLCMRHLGIRPTDPPSGNLFQGYAGAQDRCHYMAVITTILDTPQELLDIWRNLHQPGPVCY from the coding sequence ATGATCAGTCACTGGGGGACGTGCACCAAGATCCTCCTGGTACTGGTGTCGCTGAGGGTCATATACTATACCGTTCTGGAATATACCAACAACCCAAACCACCCCTACCAGCGTCCCCATTCTAGGAGGACTCCAGATCCTTCAAGAGGAGAGGACTTGTCCTCCGAGAGCATCAGTTCAACGACTAACGATGAATCAACATATTATGTGGAAGTTGAAACTCCAGACAACAAGGACACACCTACAATGTATGTTGACGTTGAACCACAAGCTGAATCAGAAGTTTACCTGGACACAATATCCATTCAGGACTGGCCATCAATAACACCGACCACTGGACTGGCCACTCCTCCTCCGTATGTGTCCCCAGGACCGTACCATGTAGAATACCCATCAGAGTACTCCTTCATCCTGGATGAGCCAGAGAAATGCCGGGAGCAGAACCCCTTCCTGGTTCTGATGGTGCCAGTGGCGCCCTATAACAGGGAGGCCCGTGAGGCCGTCCGCAGGACTTGGGGCAGTGAGAGGCAGGTACTGGGCAGAGAGGTCTGTCTGTTCTTCCTGCTGGGACTGCccagtggagaggagacagagcagCTCCAGGAGAAGGTGCTGCAGGAGAGCAAAGAGCACCAGGATCTGCTGCAGAGCAACttcatagacagctacaaaaaccTGACCATCAAGACCATGGTGATGATGGAGTGGCTGAGCTCTCGCTGCCCCAACGCCTCCTACGCCATGAAGATCGACTCAGACATGTTCCTCAACGTAAACACCTTGGTCAACATGCTGCTTCACGCTCCGACGCAGAACTACATGACTGGACTAGTGGCACAATTGGCCGCCGTTCTAAGAGACCGTAACTCCAAATGGTACCTTCCAAAGGAGGTGTTTCCTGAACCAGTATACCCACCTTATGCTCTGGGCCTGGGCTATGTCTTCACCTTAGACCTCCCCAGGAAGCTGGTGGAGGCGTCCAGGCATGTTAAAGCCGTCTACATAGAGGATGTGTATCTGGGACTGTGTATGAGACACCTGGGCATCCGGCCTACTGACCCCCCCAGTGGAAACCTTTTTCAGGGGTATGCAGGAGCCCAGGACCGCTGTCACTACATGGCTGTTATCACGACCATCCTCGACACTCCTCAGGAGCTTCTGGACATATGGAGAAACTTGCACCAACCTGGGCCTGTCTGTTATTGA